CGCCCGTGTCGCCGCGGTGGGCCACGAAGCCGTCGTCGTCAGTCATCAGTTGCCGGTGTGGACACTGCGGCGATTCCTACAGGGAGAACGCCTCTGGCACGACCCGCGGCACCGTCAGTGCGGCCTCGCCTCGCTCACCTCCCTCGTCTACGAGGGCGACACCCTCGTGGACATCGTCTACTCCGAGCCCGGCGGTGCCAGCGATCCCAGGATCACCGGTGCGTAGATTTCTCGCTGCCGCATCTGCCGGCATCTCCGTCGTGGTACTGCTCGGCGCCTGCGCTACCGGCACCGACGCGGTCGCCACCGGCGGTACCTTCGACTTCGTCTCGCCCGGTGGTAAGACCGAGATCTACTACGATCCGCCGTCCGAGCGCGGAACGATCGGAACGTTGTCCGGGCCCGACCTGATGACCGAAGGCGATACGACGTCGTTGTCCGATTACGAGGGCAAAGCCGTCGTGATCAATGTCTGGGGGCAGTGGTGCGGCCCGTGTCGTGGTGAGGCCGACGATCTCGAAGAGGTCTACGAGAACACCAAGGATCTCGGCGTCGAATTCCTCGGTATCAACGTCCGTGACAACGCCCAGGACAAGGCGCAGGACTTCGTCATCGACAACAAGGTGACCTACTCGTCGATCTACGACCCCCCGATGCGCACACTCACCGCTCTCGGCGGCATACCGACCTCGGTGGTTCCCACCACGATCGTGCTCGACAAGAAGCACCGCGTTGCAGCAGTCTTCCTACGTGAACTGCTCGCCGAGGACCTGCAACCCGTCGTCGAACGGGTCGCAGGTGAGGGGCCCGAGCAACAGTGAGTGACACGGTCCACTTGGCGGGCATCGGTGAGACGTTTCAGGCGACGGCGTCGACGGGTCCGCTCGTCCTCGCCTTCGGCGTCTGCGTGCTCGCCGGTCTCGTCTCGTTCGCGTCGCCGTGCGTGGTTCCGCTGGTGCCCGGATATCTCTCGTATCTCGCGGGGGTAGTCGGCGCAGACGCTCCGGCGGTGACCGCGACGGAAGCTGCGACGACGAAGGTGCGGACTCGAACTCGAATGCGAGTCGCCGGTGCGGCAGGGCTGTTCGTCCTCGGCTTCACCGTGGTTTTCGTATTGGCGACGGCAACGGTCTTCGGCGCGATCTCGGTACTGGCAGTCAATCGGGAACTGCTGATGCGAATAGGTGGAGTCGTCACCATCGCAATGGGGTTGGTGTTCGTCGGCCTCGTGCCTGCCCTGCAGCGCGACGTCCGATTCGAGCCGCGCCGAGTCGGCAGTCTCGTCGGCGCACCACTGCTCGGTGGCGTGTTCGCATTGGGATGGACCCCGTGCCTCGGACCGACCCTCGCGGGCGTCATCTCGCTCGCGGCGGGGACCGAAGGGGCGACGGCGGCACGCGGAGTAATACTCATCATCGCGTACTGCCTCGGCCTCGGATTGCCGTTCGTCATCCTTGCCTTCGGATCGGTCAGCGCACTTCGCGGAGTCGGCTGGCTCCGTACCCATTCACGACAGATACAGGTATTCGGCGGAATCATGTTGATAGCAGTAGGAATTGCCCTCGTGACTGGCGCATGGGACGTATTCGTCGGTTGGGTCCGCGACGGCTTCGTATCGGACGTGGTGTTGCCGATATGACCGATCTCGACACCCGACCGGAGCAGGCACCACGGCACCAATCCCCGACACGACGCGTCCTCGCCGGCGCCCGCAACATCTGGCGTGGTCTGACGAGCATGCGGAC
This region of Rhodococcus sp. PAMC28707 genomic DNA includes:
- a CDS encoding cytochrome c biogenesis CcdA family protein — translated: MSDTVHLAGIGETFQATASTGPLVLAFGVCVLAGLVSFASPCVVPLVPGYLSYLAGVVGADAPAVTATEAATTKVRTRTRMRVAGAAGLFVLGFTVVFVLATATVFGAISVLAVNRELLMRIGGVVTIAMGLVFVGLVPALQRDVRFEPRRVGSLVGAPLLGGVFALGWTPCLGPTLAGVISLAAGTEGATAARGVILIIAYCLGLGLPFVILAFGSVSALRGVGWLRTHSRQIQVFGGIMLIAVGIALVTGAWDVFVGWVRDGFVSDVVLPI
- a CDS encoding TlpA disulfide reductase family protein, translated to MRRFLAAASAGISVVVLLGACATGTDAVATGGTFDFVSPGGKTEIYYDPPSERGTIGTLSGPDLMTEGDTTSLSDYEGKAVVINVWGQWCGPCRGEADDLEEVYENTKDLGVEFLGINVRDNAQDKAQDFVIDNKVTYSSIYDPPMRTLTALGGIPTSVVPTTIVLDKKHRVAAVFLRELLAEDLQPVVERVAGEGPEQQ